The Arachis hypogaea cultivar Tifrunner chromosome 19, arahy.Tifrunner.gnm2.J5K5, whole genome shotgun sequence genome has a window encoding:
- the LOC112776486 gene encoding uncharacterized protein has product MLREEREKRRRRGKGGRSRAGAAEFAATVALPCRQKARTARERTAKREGDRISSPRSQRRRRPYCGSTPSRLATAATTKLAVVAIEAEERESVFAKRGRARAHEGEERRKGKEKQKTMNPGEKEEVCSRTVLLCTQISLRVVMVFPAVTVAIAVYAVCSCHHPPRSSHLLTEYYGSGETKKVSWRESQLKGLRRFLIEKEEDILKALMLDLGKHQVEAFKDEAKLPQIALLSSAEIVPEPLGLVLIISSWNFPFGLSLEPLIGAVAAGNTVVLKPSELSPACSSILALGLPNFLDLPIIRCLKIH; this is encoded by the exons TCGCGTTGCCGTGCCGTCAGAAAGCCAGAACCGCAAGAGAAAGAACTGCGAAGAGAGAGGGAGACCGCATCAGCTCACCGCGAAGCCAGCGCCGTCGTCGTCCTTATTGCGGGTCTACACCGTCGCGTCTTGCCACCGCCGCCACCACTAAGCTTGCCGTCGTCGCCATTGAagccgaagagagagagagtgtgttcgCGAAGAGAGGGAGAGCGCGCGCTCACGAAGGAGAAGAACGACGAAAAGGGAAGGAGAAGCAGAAGACGATGAACCCAGGGGAGAAGGAGGAGGTCTGTTCTCGCACCGTCCTGCTCTGCACCCAG ATCTCACTTCGCGTAGTCATGGTCTTCCCCGCAGTCACAGTCGCAATCGCCGTCTACGCAGTTTGTAGCTGCCATCATCCTCCGCGCAGTTCCCACCTGCTCACG GAGTATTATGGGAGTGGAGAGACAAAGAAAGTGTCATGGAGAGAATCACAACTCAAAGGGTTGCGTCGTTTCctcattgaaaaagaagaagatattttgaaggcCTTAATGCTCGACTTAGGAAAGCATCAAGTTGAAGCTTTTAAAGATGAG GCTAAATTGCCACAAATAGCACTGCTTAGTAGTGCAGAAATTGTTCCTGAACCTCTGGGCCTAGTCCTCATTATTTCATCTTGGAATTTCCCCTTTG GTTTATCCTTGGAGCCACTAATAGGAGCAGTAGCAGCTGGAAACACAGTGGTCTTAAAGCCTTCAGAGTTGTCACCAGCATGTTCTTCCATACTTGCCCTTGGACTTCCCAATTTCTTGGACCTCCCAATCATAAGGTGTTTGAAGATTCATTAG